The following are encoded in a window of Gammaproteobacteria bacterium genomic DNA:
- a CDS encoding TIGR02449 family protein, whose translation MAKTSPQQAIDQDLKRLEYRLEELIRSVERLKEENRSLRVQQDTMTIERAQLIERTELARSRVEAMIGRLKAMEHSA comes from the coding sequence ATGGCGAAAACGAGCCCACAACAAGCGATAGATCAGGATCTTAAACGCCTGGAATATCGCCTCGAGGAACTCATCCGCAGCGTCGAGCGGTTGAAGGAGGAGAACCGTTCGTTGCGGGTGCAGCAGGATACCATGACCATCGAGCGCGCCCAGCTCATCGAACGCACCGAACTGGCCCGCTCCCGCGTCGAGGCCATGATCGGCCGTCTCAAGGCGATGGAGCACAGTGCATGA
- a CDS encoding cell division protein ZapA, which translates to MSNASKPVSVHILDKEFRVTCPEGERDDLLASAELLNSKMREIRDSGKVVGLDRIAVIAALNMANELLELRSRKQDIQQSVGARIRSLQEKIELALNKGNQLEL; encoded by the coding sequence ATGAGTAATGCATCGAAACCGGTGTCGGTGCATATCCTGGATAAGGAATTCCGGGTCACCTGTCCGGAGGGCGAGCGCGATGATCTCCTGGCGTCCGCCGAACTGCTCAATTCCAAGATGCGCGAGATCCGTGATTCCGGCAAGGTCGTCGGCCTGGACCGGATCGCCGTTATCGCCGCACTCAACATGGCCAACGAACTGCTCGAACTGCGCTCCCGCAAGCAGGACATTCAGCAGTCGGTCGGCGCCCGCATCCGCTCCCTGCAGGAGAAGATCGAGCTGGCGCTCAACAAGGGCAACCAGCTCGAACTGTAA
- a CDS encoding 5-formyltetrahydrofolate cyclo-ligase, translating into MTRSSDDPAAADRRALRAAIRRTRRALPPAEQARHADLCTHLLIGLSVFRNARRIAVYLPADGEIDTAPLIARARALGKMLYLPVLLPHGAGRLWFARYAADEALVDNRFGIPEPAHAVHTRISPLALDLVLTPLVAFDPQGHRLGMGGGFYDRSFAYLLRHTHWRRPRLIGLAHDFQCRPQLPHQPWDVPLHAVVTEKRVYACAQQSRHD; encoded by the coding sequence ATGACCCGGTCATCCGACGATCCGGCAGCGGCTGACCGCCGCGCCCTGCGCGCCGCGATACGCCGTACCCGCCGCGCACTCCCACCGGCGGAGCAGGCCCGGCACGCCGATCTTTGCACCCACCTGTTGATCGGCCTGAGCGTCTTTCGCAACGCGCGACGCATCGCCGTCTATCTGCCCGCCGACGGTGAGATCGACACCGCGCCACTCATCGCCCGGGCGCGCGCGCTGGGCAAGATGCTCTATCTTCCCGTCCTGCTCCCGCACGGCGCCGGCCGCCTGTGGTTCGCGCGTTACGCCGCCGACGAGGCGCTCGTCGATAACCGGTTCGGCATCCCCGAACCCGCGCATGCCGTCCACACCCGCATCTCACCCCTGGCCCTCGATCTGGTGCTGACGCCGCTGGTCGCCTTCGATCCGCAGGGCCATCGCCTCGGCATGGGCGGCGGCTTCTACGACCGCAGCTTCGCCTATCTGCTGCGCCACACACACTGGCGGCGGCCGCGCCTCATCGGCCTGGCCCACGACTTCCAGTGCCGACCTCAGCTGCCGCACCAGCCCTGGGATGTACCGCTACACGCCGTCGTCACGGAGAAGAGGGTGTACGCCTGCGCACAGCAATCCCGTCACGATTGA